The region tacttaattgAGTCTAAATTAAAGAGgggaatttgaaaatttatacatatcaatttgaaagaaaatgcatTAATGATGGCGCCTTAAAAGGTtcaattttctaaacaagaccAATAGTATGGAACAAAGGGGGTAATTTATACATTACAGTTTGCCGTCAGAACTACTACCTTAATAAATGAAACCATAATATTTTGGTTATGAGCTATCAAAGTCTTCATAACTGtttctaaaaacttaaaagtttaTTAAGACTTTGCCTTCATTGACAATTTACGTCTTGGGTCCATTGCCAGATGAACAACATATGAGAACAAAACTACACTTGCATGTTATATAAAGTACAAAAGGTTGATCAGGATGCTGATGTTTAGACATTTATCATCAAGCTTTCGCATTGCACAAACCACAAGGAAAATAAGCAGAAAACACAGTAGAAGATGCCAACACTGCAGCTTACATAGACCACATGTGACTGCAAGAACAACAAATTACTAATCTCAAGGATAAAAGTTGTGTTGTAATGAACATTAGTTTCAGAAACATTCAAAGGAATGTTATTTATAGGTTTTAACATTAACAACATAGTTAGGAAAAACAATAGAGACtctaaaatattagaaaatacaagattattttaaaacaaagaGGGAGAGAAGGAACATATGATCATCAACTTGTTGAATTTGACATGTAAGTCTTTTCTCAATTATGTCATTGAAGTCACGGATATAAATCATGAGTCATGACAAACCCAAATGTAATAGAGTGCTTAAGGACACTAAAGAGTCCAATTGAATGGCAAAGGTACAAGCTTTAAAATATTCTGCCCGCAGTCATTATAATGGTGGAAGTTGATAATAGCTAGTCACATATTAGTCTCATGATCATTATTACCAGCTACATCAGCGAAGAGGATTACATAATGGCAAAAGTATCTTGAAATCCTTAGCAAATATTCAGatctaaaaaattatggaaactTTTAGAAAACGAAAAATCAAATTACTTGGCTCCAATTGAATCCATAGTGCAAATGAATGGCTTGTCATCATCTCCCAATCCAGCAATTACAGGCTGAGTTAAGTATGGACcaaacctaaaaagaaaaaggggaaatAACACCCATATTCAGTACATATGCATTTTATAAGATCGTTCAAACAAAAGTAAAGTAAAAGTGATCATACGAAAGCTGAAGTTGCTACTGAATGagtcaaagaaaaatgaatagaaaataaaagtacacaaatacaaaaaatcTAGTAACACCATGTTTGAAAGCAATTAGCAACCAACTAGATTAGATGCAACTTTTGAAACGAATTACATACAAAGATCAAAATAATGAAGCAAAGGAGTTTATTTCGTTTCTGTATTATGTATTTAATTATAACAAGAAATAATGAAAAACGacaaatgatttaaaaaaccaCATATTATAGGAAGGCATTTATTTGAACCATACGTTATAACATAATCATTCCTTAAGTTTCATATATGCATTTGTTCTGATGTAAGCTACACGGCACAGACACAACTATGGGGGTGTGGATCCAGTCTTCAACACAATCCTTGCACAGAGACATTTCTTCCAACACATCAATGTTGTGTCCATAGCTCTATAATGCAATGGCCACATTGTCACATATCATAGTGCAATTAATTTCTTTATACCCCAAATGCATACATCTCTACTGACAGAATCAGCTCCAAAAAATCTCCATATTGCATATTAAACAGAATAGGTGAGCACAAAAGTGATATCATATTCTACACCTCAGTACATGTAACAAACATGTTGTGTCTACAATGTCCAGAACGAAAAACTAAACAAAGTTTGCcggcattttctttttttcctaaaggTAAAGTATATGGCATATATAGACAAAGCAATTCATGTCGCACTTGAATTTCAACtcgaaccattaaatgaatcttgttcttcaaaaagtttaaataattttcaaatcacttaatatatgaaatttaaCAAATAGACCCAATGTGAATGCCAATACAATATAATTAGAAACCCTAGCTTCAGCTTCATAGAAATAAAACTAGTAGCAAGTTATTTGCACACCTTTTCTCATAAAGAATAGCAGAGACTAGATTTGCAAATGTCTCTGGCTTCATGTCCCTCTCTTCACGAAGCTGATACAGCTTGTGCCGGAACACAAGCCGTTGATACCTACACATCAAACCCACCCAAAGCAagcaaaattacaaataatcaatcaaaaactaaataataataataaaaaaaaatgtatctgaAGCGGCAAAGAGAAATAGAAACCAAAAGGAGGCTACGATAGGATTCATACAGAGTCTGAGCGTCGGTGGCGAGGCCGGAGAGGCCGAGAAATAGGCGATCGTGAATCTGGTAGATCCTTTGGAAATCGGTGGCGATTGTCTGGAGCTGAACTCCGAGCCTTCGATCGCTGGCGATGGCGAAGCAGTTCTTCCCCACCATCGCAATCAGAGCCGATCCATTGTACTCGAAAATCTAAGAACCAAAAAGCAAATAGAACGTAAGTCTCAGTTGTATTGTAATACACAATTGCGTTTACAGAATGATTAGGGTTTCGGATTAAAACAGAGAAACTGGCACGGAGAGAGAGACTTACAGACATAGCTAGGGTTTTGGGATTGTAAAGTGCGTGCGTTTGTGTGTGACAGAGAAACTGAGAAAGAGAACAAAGCGAGCTTAGAGGAGAATTTGGTAAAGAAGAAGACTACAGCTTGGGGGTTACTCCAACTCTCTGAGCGAGCTGGCTACTCTCATGGAGAATGAGGATGGGCCCAAAAAGGCCCAGAAaattaaaagtactttttagCATGGTATTCCAATTAGTTGGGCTTTTCTGTTGCGTTGGGTTAGAAGTTAGAACAAGGTGATTCTAGTCCAACTGATTGCAGAGGCAACCTCGGCGCGAATGGGCCGTGGAGGCCTCGGGGACCCATCTCTCGTGGAGCCTGACGCGCCTGTGCGTGAATCTCACACATTAGGTGGAGGTCAGAGGAGACTTCGTGAAGATCATAGGGCTTCAGTGACCCACCTCTCAAGAGATCAGAGGTCGTAGAAGCTTCGTGACCCTCACCTTTTTTGGAGGGCTGGTCTACATAGGGGTGTATAACCGGTTAAGGTAGTGGTTATTAGTTCATAACTGCAATCGGAGTTCCCAGTTATTGCTATTTTAATAACCGCAGTTTTTACCAATTGCCAATTATTTTAACCCAGttattaaccggataaccggtttcatatatgttgaattttttttatttttttttcaatccaatatttgcattcaattacatcattttctttcctaaaaattactaattatgaaTCATCTTCTGAAAAATTGTTAAAGCAAGAAAAATGGCATCCTCACCCCTGAGTCACCAAAAatgacattacaaatccaaaaacaaaaaaactgcTCTCATAAACATGTTATCAGAGTTTCACCTAATCATACTTTTGATACTTATGTTTCCTTAAAAAATActgttaaaaagcataaaaGCAAAGACAAACAAAAGCAGGCTAACAAATTCGATGGTTTCTTGAAGCTGCATCAATTTTGTCCTTTGTCCAATCTATAAAATGACATAGAAATAGCTATCATTGATCTCTTACCGACAATTCCTGCAGAATGGCTTGTTTTGTCACTTTCATCACCCTGTACTCCTTCCTGATCTTCTCAGCCTCACTGAACAGCAACAGTGGAGCTTTCATTGAGGAATTCTCAGAAGCCATGGCAATAGAGCGAGAAGAAAAGACGACCCACCTCCACTTCTTCTTCCATGACATTATATGCAGCAAACACCCAAGTGCTGTGAGAATTTCAGGGCAACCAGAAagcacattatatatatataaaaactggTTGCGGTTATTTGGTTATTAACTGGTTTTTCAGAAtgtaataaccggtaaccgcaatCGGATACCCGGTTACCCGGTTATCCGGTTGcgattattttcaatttttcaatttttcgaTTTTCTCAACTAGCGGTTATCGGCGGTTATTAtcggttaccggttatttccGATTAATAACCGCCATACTTATACACTCGTAGGTCTATATGGTCAACCATGGATGTGGTAGGAGACCCAAGATAGTGGGTCTCCATAAGCatcctttttttgttctttattttttttaaaaaaattattattattattttaacataagAGCATAATTGTAACTTaagatatttaattaatatgttaaataacaTGAGGGTGATATGTTCACATGACGTCATGACCGTTATCCTTTTGGATACGAGATTGACTAAAGTAGCAATTTAATAAACGTGTAAAATCAAGGtagtaaaattgtaatttttttaaaaaactcggGTAGCTTTTTGATAAAACTGCAAAACACAAGTAGTAAGATGATATTTAACCCTAACTATTAAttagaattatatataaaagaagtatattATGGTAGGACAGAAATTACCTACAACTAACATATAAAAAGAACAAGTGTCCTTTAAATATGtaagaaacacatattttttttttttaattaatactattaaaaaagcatgtaagaagtacatgctatttaaataacatatgcttctcacatgtaaaatgacacatgtcaatcttatatgtgggatgtatgaaattttctacaaactggcttgtaaattttttttgtccattATGGTATGGTACTGAATAACGCAACATATATCAAATGTAGAATAAACGTCATATAAGGTTATATATTTATTCTACAATATGAGATATCGCATGATTTAGGACGCCAATGCCAAAAGAGTTTTATCTTTAATTATGAATTAAATTGTATATCTGCTTTCTATATAAGGTCCATGTTATAAAGTGCACAAACTAAAAAGTtgatgttttattattttatttttaatctttatatttCAAATTGATGATTTACAGGTTCTCACTAGTAACTCCAAATGATAGGGATTGGATAAGTCAAATGATAAGGCACATGGTTATATTTTGAGTCATACTATTAGTTGCTATTTATCCaatattaaaaagtaattttagagAAAGTGTGGAATTGAAACTTCtatgaaaagtgattttttttttttaaaaaaataataaataaatggatctataaattacttttgaaaaatgctttGGGGTACTAtagtttatttatatatacactgttaaatcaccatttatatcaaaagcttaaacttatagaaaaatataaatttaataatttataatcaatactttaatactccTCCACACATGTGAGCTCAAATTCCCTTTCAATATGTGATGCCCAACATGTGAAGTATTTTTAATTGCAATGGAGGTGAATTAACGAAGATAGAGTTTGAATTCATGACATTTACTCTGATACCGcatattaaattaccacttatcccaagCTTATAAGAATAGGTAAatctaatcatttaatcaatactgtAACACCTATAATATATCTCTTTACAAACTCATGCGGCAGTCCTATGAGTGCCATGTGGTGCCACATAGGTAAACAAAATtgcataaaacaaaatttgagagtcaattttaattgtttagtgaCTGATATTATAATCACCACATACGTGAACTGGTTAGTCAATTTGTAACCCTAGCAGCACGTACTCATTACTTAAAATGGGAGTTGGTTATCAAAAAtcactaggaaaaaaaaaatggaaacaaatTTTGCGTCCAAATTTGCCAAGGACTAAAGTAGGTTActcattagaaaaaataatgaataaattcggctcttgtttttattttttatttttttaggatgAATAAGTTTTCATTAAAACTAACGAAGGAAAATACACCTCGTACTCAACtcacaaacaacaaagaaacTCCTTACTATTTAAAATTCACCTCAACCTCACAATTTCAAACCAATTAACTCATAAAACTCATTTATGTGCTGACAAAAATCTTAAAACCAAATTAATCACCAACTCAATTTATCCTGTGAGCATGCATGCACCTTCTCAGACACTCCCCCAACGACAACATAAGTCTCTATTATTAACCGTATTAACAAATTTAATTACGAAAAGACATAATACGAGGCCTTACCTCCCAATCATTAAtcttttttaagaacaaagctGGCTCTTTGTGATCCCCGAACTTCTTTTTGTCCTTTTCctcatcaattaattaattttttctgcTAGCTATAATGCAATGATTTTTGCCATGCTTGTGTGCCGACTCCATTCATGCGTCCTaaatttttgctttcttttataTGTCTTCAGCAATATTGCATGTGGCACAAGATTTAGACTAACAtgtaaatttggtttttttgcTAAGTACGTACGACAGTTGTTCTTTCCATCTCTGCAGCTCACCTACAGAACCCACGTAAATATTGATATATGCTTCCttaataagagagagagagagagagaggtgggtTAAGATGGTTATAAGAAAGAGCTAGCTGCAAAGCATTgttggtgaagaagaagaagatcagtGGGATGGACATGGTGTGGCTGTGCTGGTTTGCATTGCTATGGGCGGCGCTCGGCACCACTCATGCAAGCAACGTAACCTACGATGGAAGATCTTTGATCATCGATGGCCAACACACGATTCTCTTCTCCGGTTCAATCCACTATCCTCGTAGCACTCCTGAGGTGTTATTTTGTTCCTTCATTTctcgttttctttttattattcttataatTTATAGCTGTTTCTGTATTCAAAGCAgtccaaataataaaaattaatatagatTCAAGATATATATTAAGCGTCCATTAGGTCTAGCTCTTTTAAACATGCTGTTTGAAATTGCGAGAAGTGATTGCAGCCTAGTTGGTGTTGTTTTTTTAAACTCTAGGAAATGTTCtcg is a window of Alnus glutinosa chromosome 4, dhAlnGlut1.1, whole genome shotgun sequence DNA encoding:
- the LOC133865276 gene encoding proteasome subunit beta type-3-A, coding for MSIFEYNGSALIAMVGKNCFAIASDRRLGVQLQTIATDFQRIYQIHDRLFLGLSGLATDAQTLYQRLVFRHKLYQLREERDMKPETFANLVSAILYEKRFGPYLTQPVIAGLGDDDKPFICTMDSIGAKELAKDFVVAGTASESLYGACESMFKPDMESEELFETISQALLSSVDRDCLSGWGGHVYVVTPTEVTERTLKGRMD